The DNA region CcaaatgtgcaccccttggggtcccccaAGATAGAGTTTGGGGAAACACTGCACTACATAGAACAGTGAATTATTAAAGCTAGTTACCAGAAGTGCTGCTTGACAAGTTCAGTTTCAGCCACTAAAACATTCAGTAGGCTACAGGGCTGTGTTAAGTAGGGCAAAATGtagcaaaacattttattttttatttttacgaaAACTCAACTTGGGAGTGTTTCTCTAGTAAGCTACCTCCTAGTTTCACAACATcgcatgtttttttttcttctcaaatcaaatcaaattgatttatatagcccttcgtacatcagctgatatctcaaagtgctgtacagaaacccagcctaaaaccccaaacagcaaacaatgcaggtgtagcagcactgaacacaacccaggaatCCAATTGGTATGTATTATGGATGGAACAAGTTTAACTTGTTGATTTTTAAGTCTGTGTTAACGGTGAATCAACAAGGTAATCATTACGACGGCTTCATTTGCAGATATGAATGATGTAGAACCTTTCATTGAAAAGTGACACCATTTTACAATCGATTTCACAAGTTGAATCAAAAATATGTCACACCTCATCTGTTTCCTTGATGCTTCAGTAGTTTTCCTGACCAtggaaaaactctgggcccctAGTTACAGCTGCAATAAAAAAGGtacagagatatcactgatcaagtcctgtggtcaggaaaaactcaACCATAGAGAACGATAGAGGACTCTACTGACGAAAAGCCCGTTTTAGCATGGACAGTGACATTGAGGACTTTCACAATTtttaagtagtcaactgggtgggacttcctatgggttaaggaagTCTCACATAATTCCATCAAGGTCATCAGgcgggatcagccaatgaattatatTTGTGCGCAAACATTCCATAACTCCAGGTGGCAGTAAAATCACCAGCCTTGGCTTcatacctgttcagacaacaccctcTAGGGGGCAGTATGAACActttcagtttgtttaccaactcatagaagtagcagaagaagaaaatggactacttcaaaatggagattttCACAATGGTGCTGCCCATACACTCACAGGTGTCATAATGGGACGGATGCATTGCGATCTCTATGGTATGATAATGGGCCAGATAAGTtgattcatttattttttattattttttatttaactaggcaagtcagttaagaacaaattcttattttcaatgacggcctaggaacagtgggttaacttccttgttcaggggcagaacgacagatttgtaccttgtcagctctgggattcgatcttgcaaccatttggttactagtccaacgttccaaccactaggctacgctgtcgCTCTGATGATGTCTACAGTATAAAAGAAAGGCAAACATTGATCAAAAACAAACATTCTGAACAGCACAGATACCACAGCACTATGCCCACACCCCTGTTTCCTTGGTAACCCCAGTGAAATATCTACCATTATTCTAGGTATGATTACAAAGTCATTttccacaacaacaaaaaatgataaCTGCTTGGTCCTGTGATAAGGGTGGCTTCaatcaataaataaaataaatatagccGAAAATGGATTTGGTCACCATATTTCAGAGCAACTACCAAGTGTACTGTCAACCACTGTCATCCTTTCTGTAGCGAAGAGCACTTGTGTGCATCAGTATGTCAGCAGCAATCACGGAATAACATGGACgggatgattgattgattgagtgaCTGGATTCAGGCCTCCTTTCTTTTTATGATGAGAGGACCGACGTTATCCCCCGTCTCCTGGTTGTGTTTAGCATGAGCACCATCACAGTAGGGAAACTGAGGGTGAGAAACATTGTTAGAGTACACCGAAATAAATCTTTCAATTCCTTGACTTGTTCTGCTCAAAATGCGAGTAATAACATACCCCCTTTACTAGCCTACCGTTTGTTAAAGGCATATgctacaaaacaaacaaaaagaagCTCTCCTCACAACCACCTCGTACCATGCCACGTGTCTATGAATTTTCTTGTGGTTAAGACATGGCTCCAACGTATAGCGAGAAGTTGTGAAACTAGAAACTAAATCAAAGAGCATAAAATTGACAGCTAGCCTACCTTCTTAGATCTCCAACACCTGCAGTACACCGCCTTATCCCCGAGGTCCTCGATGTCGAAAGCGTGCACCACTTTGGGGTTGTCTTTCTGCAGGTCCAAGTTGACCTTGGGCTTGACCCCTGACCCCTTGGAGAGGTACTGGAAGAGGAGGATGCCCGCAGCTGTAGCTCCTGCAGTCACACCGATGGCTGCCGCCAACTCCCCTGTAAAACAGAAACACAGACTGATCCAGTATCTACTTCAGCTATGCCTCCAACTGCAATACAACAAACAAAAGATCACCAACACTATTGGAATAGCTTACCATTCAGTGTTAAAGCAGTATGTTAAAACCCTACAAAACTTAAGATAACTACAGTTCAGGCAGAAATGTATTTGACTGTtccaacacacacacttgcacaatATTTAGAAAGCATAAACCATTTGTTGTTTTATGGTAGGAAGAGCAGTACATGTTTAAGTTATGGTTTTTTACTTTACAGGTGCATTAGCCCAATAATGGACTAACGGAGCCTAGCATTATCTAGGCTACGGGTTATGTTTAGGAATTtgtttaggggaagggttagctaacatggttatggttaggggaagggttagctaacatggttaggggaagggttagctaacatggttaggggaagggttagctaacatggttaggggaagggttagctaacatggttaggggaagggttagctaacatggttaggggaaaggttagctaacatggttaggggaagggttagttattatggttagggttagctaacatggttaagggaaaggttagctaacatggttaagggaagggttagctaacatggttaggggaaaggttagctaacatggttaagggaagggttagctaatgtaactttagaccgtcccctcgcccatacccgggtgcgaaccagggaccctctgcacacatcaacaacagtcacccacgaagcatcgttactcatcgctccacaaaagccgcggcccttgcagagcaaggggaactactacttcaaagtctcagagcaagtgaggTCACCAATTGaaccgctatttagcgcgcaccaccgctaactaagctagccgtttcacatccgttacactaacatggttaggggaagggttagctaacatggttaggggaagggttagcgaacatggttaggggaagggttagctaacatggttaggggaagggttagctaacatggttaggggaagggttagctaacatggttaggggaagggttagctaacatggttaggggaagggttagctaacatggttaggggaagggttagctaacatggttaggggaagggttagctaacatggttagggaagggttagctaacatggttaggggaagggttagctaacatggttaggggaagggttagctaacatggttaggggaagggttagctaacatggttaggggaagggttagctaacatggttaggggaagggttagctaacatggttaggggaagggttagctaacatggttagggaaagggttagctaacatggttaggggaaagggttagctaacatggttaggggaaagggttagctaacatggttaggggaaaggttagctaacatggttaggggaaaggttagctaacatggttaggggaaaggttagctaacatggttaggggaaaggttagctaacatggttaggggaaaggttagctaaCATGGTTAGGGGAAAAAGGTTAGGGCTAACATGGTTAGAAAGGTTAGCTAACATGGTTAGGGAAAGGTTAGCTAACATGGttaggggaaaggttagctaaCATGGTTAGGGAAATGTTAGCTAACATGGTTAGgggaaagggttagctaacatggttaggggaaagggttagctaacatggttaggggaaagggttagctaacatggttaggggaaagggttagctaacatggttaggggaaagggttagctaacatggaaCATGGTTAGgggaaagggttagctaacatggttaggggaaagggttagctaacatggttaggggaaagggttagctaacatggttaggggaaagggttagctaacatggttaggggaagggttagctaacatggttaggggaagggttagctaacatggttaggggaagggttagctaacatggttaggggaagggttagctaacatggttaggggaagggttagctaacatggttaggggaagggttagctaacatggttaggggaaaggttagctaacatggttaggggaaaggttagctaacatggttaggggaaaggttagctaacatggttaggggaaaggttagctaacatggttaggggaaaggttagctaacatgctaagtagttgaaaagttgctaattagctcaaatgctaAAGTTTGGTTATGATGACATTTGAACTCCGAACCTTTGGGTTGCCAGATATTCGCGTTTTACACCAACCCTACTTTCATTTTCGCCTTAACTAATCATCTGTTATGCGGAGAATAGTATTTTATGTAACCATACTAAACACAACATATCATATACTCAttgagtgtctcggatttacgttAAATGTCTTACGTCTATTCTATAAACCCAGGCTGAGTGTCGGGGCTCTTAAACAAAACTCCCCCCATACAGAATACCCCTACTACATCCAAAGACGTGTGTAATATAATAGTACTGGGCCTCGGGAACAAAGGCTACTAGCACTGCTGGGTTATAAAGTGGAAGGACAATATTTAGCTGAAAAGGTATTGCATTGCCTTTGTAAATAATCCATCTCTTGCAGTCGTCACATGTTGTGTCTTTAAATGTTGACACAGGAATTTCATTGTATGGAATGAATGGGGCCTGTAAGGCTCGAGCTAAAACATGCCAATGATATACGGTATAACCTTGTACAAAAATACTCTTCTCGGCCTAACAAACTCTTACAGCCAGCTGACATGGCTAGTTAATAGTAGGCAATAATACAAGGTCGCAGTTTTACGAAATTACAGGCATGCAAACGTTATGTCCATCGCCAAAAAAATCATTAAAGATTACATTAGCCAATGTCATAAAAATAGTTCACATTATTTGGAAATATTTAGCTAAATAACAACCGTTTTCGTTGCAACGTATGTACGTAACTAGCTAATATAAGTGATATTTTTGGATAGTTAACATGGCATATTTACCTTTTGACAAGGAAACGTTTGAACTCATGGCTTGTAACTTGGAACGAATGCAGGCAGTCCTGTTGAACAAGCGTCGCTAACTATCTGTACGTCTTAAATAATGCGTAGTAAATGACACATACTTTAAGAGGTTTGAAAATGTAAACGCACTTATTTTTCTTGTGTGTTCCGGTAGACTAGACGCTGGTTTGCTGCCTTTCTCAGGTCGGAGTGCGAATTACACATTGAAATATCTTATAACCTAAAAGGCATTATATGGTCTATCCGAAGGTCTGCATTGGCCCTGCAGCGTTTAGGTGATATGGCCTCTGCAGAAACCAGGCCATTCGCACGTCTTGGGCTTCGCTGAGCAGCTCAGAGCTGTGGTGACCGAcattgtcaaggaagtgagtttgtgcgGGACCTCCCGCCTGCCATCCACCGATaatgtcaatgcggagctataccGCGCCCTCCACATTATTACAACATTTGGGAGGCGCATTCCTGCAGAGGCTCCACAATTACGTCACACGCTCATACTGAGCCTCCGATCACATGTACAGATCAAGCATACATTGGCTTTGACTTGGCTTCTACACTCATAGTTGCAGGAAGCTGGGATAGAGAAACCACCTTGCTATTtcgccgtcattggacactgtgctatctaaccggTCATGTTTAAACACAAACGCACTTCCTTTACAACTTCCTTTACAACAGCTCTACTAAGTGCaataagtatgaatgccctgacttctgcagccATCGTATCACCGTCAATGCTGCACGGCCAATGCAGATGTCGGATTGACCATGTGGCGAAGAAAAATGACTTCgcgctcctctctcccccactcacaGTCAACACCTAGTTATAATACTGCTACACTCCACCCCCCCCACCACATCTACCTCCTCATAGTTACCATATCCTCCTACCCCAACGTGAGCTGGGACCCACAGAATGTGAACACACAGCTAGCATCTAACtacactgaagaaaaatataaacgcaacatataaaAAGTGTgggtttcatgaactgaaataaaagaacctcaattttccatacacacaaaaagcttctcAAATGATGTGCACAAATttgcttacatccctgttagtgagcatttctcctttgccaagataatccatccacttgacaggtgagGCATATCCAGAAGCTGATtcaacagcatggtcattacataggtgcaccttgtccCGGAGACAAAAGGCCACTCTCTAAAATGTAGTTTTGTCACGCAACAAAAGTTTTTGGGGtgtgtgtaattggcatgctgactgcaggaatgtccaccagagctgttgccagagaatgtaatgttcatttctttaccataagccacctccaaagtattttttttagattttggcagtacgtccaaccggcttcacaaccgcagaccatgtgtaaccacgccaacccagggcCTCTGTAATCAGCATcgtcacctgcgggatcgtctgaaacCAGCCAAATGGACCGATGACACCGAGGAGTATTTCTACCTATAATAAAatccttttgtgggggaaaactcattctgattggctgggcctggttcctcccatggctgcgcccctgctcagtcatgtgaaatccacagaatagggcctaatgaatttattttaattgactgattttcttatatgaactttaactcagtaaaatcgtttcattcatatttttgttcagtatacttatGACACCACTCGGAATCACTTCCGGGTCAAATAGGTTCCTTGATCAAAAACTTcctccttcaaaataaaagtcccctaGTTATATTGGAGAACATTGCTAACATAATCCATATGCATTCTTATATCACAGCATACATTGCTGATTGTAAGCAGACTAAATTCCACTCCATGGTGAAGTTCCTCAACTCAGAAACTTCCGAACAATGGAGTGGATTTTAGTCCGCTATGCTGATTTTGTTTGTACAATAAAATCCCTTCCataaatgtatgtatatatttttattttatttaaattcaCATAGGTGCTCATAAGAGTGGTGGTTGATAGTGCCCCATCCCAAACTGAGCCCTATACACAAACGCCCAATGCACTTGTGGATATTTAAAGGGTATGACATTGGAGTAACAAATCCTCTCACATCTCCACCTGTGCGTAAAGTCGATTTGGGATTGGGGAAATTCAGCGCAATGGATTTGGACACAATAGTTACACTATATAAAAAGACAGTAAATTACCATAGGCATCTTCAAAACACAGGATTTAAGAAAACACGTACTTTTATTAAAACGTAAAAACGGCAGTAGTCTCGAAGCAAAACACTGTCACCCAGCAAAACACGGTCACCAAATCACAAAACATATTCAGAAACTTGTCATTGTATCTTGCTTCAGTTCTGCTCGTTGTGACAACGATCCCAATCATTGTATTGAAAGTCCATGATCTGACAGCTGAACATTTATTTTGGTGACGACCTGAAAACAGAAGAACAATCATTATTACATCATGCGGTAATTATTCCCAACTGTAAACTAGGGCTAGGCTACCAAAGAAATCAACTCAACCACTTATTATAGGATTATTTCGTATTTCCCCCttgtgaaaataataaaaagttaaACGACTCCATGGATTGCGAGGCTAAAATGTCAGGCTGCAACGCAACCCTTTCATCAAACATAGGTTAAATCAGAATTTGTGACATTTGTACACTGAATGTAGGCCAGGCCTAATGCAACGTTACCAGTTATCTAACATGTCTGTTACAACATGTTTGATACAATGTAGCTACACATCAACGCATAGGTCAATTACTTTACACACCCTACTTCACTTTCACGCCAAGTCCAGTTTCTTCTGTGTTTCGGAGAGTTTATCCTGCAGTCGTTTCTTTCTCCAATCAAGGAACTTCCTCCGCGCTCGGTTGGCCTGCCATCCAGAAAGGAAACCGACTGCGAATGAAATAGCGATTGCAACTTGCAGCGTCCTCTCAGAAACGTCCGCCATATTCACCTCTGTATGTATGTCAGTTTGTATTGCTTTTTAGTTGTTCGGAAAAGCCACCCAACATGTGTCGTGCTGTGACGTGTCTAAATATACGAACGCACCATACCGACGGTCCTACAGAATGTCTCGAGGGCCAAACGTCGAGGTAAAATGCACGATTGAGAATTATAATTTATCTCCGGGAAAACGGTGCCCTCTTGTGCCCAGAAGGAAATCTAGACAATGGAGTGCAGTCTTCGGGAGAGAAAGGTTCACTGTTGCTCTGGAGCAGAGTTACCCAAACTCGGTCTTGGGGCtccccctgggtgcacgttttggttttgccctagcactacacaagtTTCGAGTTGGATATTCACACTTTAAAACCTCAATAGCTTTCAAACCACCTGAGCCACAGACTCCAAATAAGTGTCATGATGTTGGAAAAATTGCACAAAACATTGCACAGGTCTTATTTTCATGATTTGGACATTAATTCACTTTCCAAAGCTAATAAAAGTGGAAATGTGTGCAGCATTTTGTATTCTGAGTTGAATTAGGGAGCATAAACAAAGTACAAACTTTTTTTTACATTCAGATTTCaatccttggtcatgtgacctactgacttcaaacaaggttccgAATGTCCACCGACTACCCTAATATATttcacaccctttagtttgtccattttcacctcacacatttttacatgaATTTTTCTCAATTTCAAATTtaaatagctccttggtcatgtgacctactgacttcacacaaggttcagaatgtccacggaCTGGCGGAGACGGGCGCCACGAGGCATGCAGTGTGGTAACGCAACCGATCCTGGAGAAGCTGGCGGGAGCCCCGGGGAGAGTTCTCTTTTCTTTGTGAAGGACAGGGcgccctggaatgggttcgccccgagagaggggcccaagccctggaatgggttcgccccgagagaggggcccaagccctgcaatgggttcgccccgagagaggggcccaagccctggaatgggttcgccccgagagaggggcccaagccctggaatgggttcgccccgagagaggggcccaagccctggaaAGTGTAGCGGTTTCGGCAATGTCCGGTGAGATCTCCCTGGCCCTTGAAAATCCGGGGGAAGAGGGTGTAAATCTCATGCCGGGTCGTACCCGTATCCGCAGCAGGTCTCCAAGGCAAACAAAGCCTCTGGCATGTTATAATGTAGGTAAGGGAAGTTGGCCAAAAAGAGCTGTAACTTCGGGATAAGGATTGGCTCTAAGGGCTGGGTCGGTCGAGCTGTGGTGCGATGCGGGGCTGGGCTCGAGCTGCAGCTTGGGGAGCAGTCGCTCCATCGCCCTCCTCTCGCCGCCATTGGAAGTTAGTTATGCGGCCCATCTCGCGGTCTCTCGTCCGTGATCTCGCAAGGGGCTGTGTGCTGGGATTCGTCGGGGTGGTGTCTGTGGTTGGGCCAAAGGCAGACTGGTGGGGGGGTTGGGTCCGGCGGTTGGCGGCGGCAACTCTGGACGTGCACAGGGCCCTTCTCGCAGATCTCCCTAGCTACGGTGCTCGCCAGCCCCACACTTTGAAGGTGGGGAGGTCTCCTCTACGCTCACTAGACATGAGGCAGAGACTATAACCATTGGCCCCGCAGTGATAGGGAATTGCATGGATCTTGCTCATGCCCTATGAAGTGGGGAGAGGAATCTCCAGCTTGTCTGGGGAGGGAGGCCTACATCTGATGTGGGTAGTACCATCCACGGCCATTGATTTGCTGCGGAACCATAAAACAGAGGGAAGAAGTCTAGGTTCCCACTGGGCACGGATCACTGAATGTCAACTTGAAATGAAATTCAAAAAGGAGCGTACCCACCTGCTGCAGTCACACTCAAATCCACCGTGGTGTGACTGTGAACCGCCCCCCTCCCCCTCATGTGACTgtgaccccctctccccctcgtGTGACTGTGACCCCCTCCCCTCATGTGACTGTGACCCCCCTCATGTGACTGTGACCCCCTCCCCCTCGTGTGACTGTGACCCCCCTCCCTCTCGTGTGACTGTGACCCCCACCTCGTGTGACTGTGACCCCCCCCTCGTGTGACTGTGACCCCCCACCCTCGTGTGACtgtgacctcccctctctccctcgtgtgactgtgacccccctctccccctcgtgTGACTGTGACCCCCCCTCTCCACCTCGTGTGACTGTGACCCCCCTCTCCCCTCGTGTGACtctgacccccccctccccctcgtgtgactgtgaccccctctccccctcgtGTGACTGTGACCCCCTCCCTCTCGTGTGACTTTGACCCCCACCTCGTGTGACTGTGACCCCCTCGTGTGACTGTGACCTCCCTCTCCCCTCGTGTGACTgtgaccccctctccccctcgtGTGACTGTGACCTCCCCCGTGTGACTGtgacccccctccccctcatGTGACTGTGACCCCCCTCCCCTCGTGTGACTGTGACCTCCCCCTCCTTTGACTGTGACCCCCTCTCCCCTCGTGTGACTGTGACCTCCCCTCGTGTGACTGTGACCCCCCTCCCCCTCGTGTGACTGTGATCCCCCTCGTGTGACTGTGACCTCCCCTCCTTTGACTGtgacccccctctccccctcgtgTGACTGTGACCTCCCCCTCGTATGACTGTGACCCCCTCTCCCCTCGTGTGACTGTGACCCCCTCTCCCCTCGTGTGACTGTGACTTCCCCTCGTGTGACTGTGACCTCCCCCTCGTGTGACTGTGACCCCCTCTCCCCTCGTGTGACTGTGACCCCCCTCCCTCTCGTGTGACTGTGACCCCCCTCGTGTGACTGTGACCCCCTCTCCCCTCGTGTGACTGTGACCTCCCCCGTGAGACTGTGACCCCCTCTACTCCTCGTGTGACTGTGACCTCCCTCTCCCCTCGTGTGACTgtgaccccctctccccctcgtgtgactgtgacctcccctcgtgtgactgtgaccccctctccccctcgtGTGACTGTGACCCCCTCGTGTGATTgtgaccccctctccccctcgtGTGACTGTGACTTCCCCTCGTGTGACTGTGACCTCCCCCTCGTGTGACTGTGACCCCCTCTCCCCTCGTGTGACTgtgacccccccctccctctcgtgtgactgtgaccccccccccctcgtgTGACTGTGACCTCCCCCGTGAGACTGTGACCCCCTCTACCCCTCGTGTGACTGtgacctccctctccccctcgtgTGACTGTGACCCCCTCCCCTCGTGTGACTGTGACCTCCCCCTCGTGTGACTGTGACCCCCTCCCTCTCGTGTGACTGTGACCCCCCTCCCTCTCGTGTGACTGTGACCCTCCCCCTCGTGTGACTGTGACCCCCTCTCCCCTCGTGTGACTGTGACCCTCCCCCTCGTGTGACTGTGACCCCCACCCTCGTGTGACTGTGACCCCCCTCTCCCCCCGTGTGACTGTGACCTCCCCTCGTGTGACTGTGACCTCCCCCTCCCTCGTGTGACTGTGACCCCCCCTCCCCTCGTGTGACTGTGACCCTCCCCCTCGTGTGACTGTGACCCCCACCCTCGTGTGACTGTGACCTCCCCTCGTGTGACTGTGACCTCCCCTCGTGTGACTGTGACCTCCCCCTCGTGTGACTGTGACCTCCCCCTCGTGTGACTGTGACCCCCTCTCTCCTCGTGTGACTGTGACCTCCCCCCGTGTGACTGTGACCCCCTC from Oncorhynchus nerka isolate Pitt River linkage group LG16, Oner_Uvic_2.0, whole genome shotgun sequence includes:
- the LOC115124192 gene encoding CDGSH iron-sulfur domain-containing protein 1-like, whose protein sequence is MSSNVSLSKGELAAAIGVTAGATAAGILLFQYLSKGSGVKPKVNLDLQKDNPKVVHAFDIEDLGDKAVYCRCWRSKKFPYCDGAHAKHNQETGDNVGPLIIKRKEA